The genomic region ATCATCTTAGTccactcttcacctctcctcctttTGAGTTGATTTGGTTTCTCTTCCAAACTGTTGGGATCTAGGGAGGACAAAGAGGCTTTTATAACAACACAAGTCATGGAAATGATCTCAAGACGAAACACTGAGCTTAAGCATGGTCAAGATGTCAGACAGGGGCTGGTATTGACCATTAGTGAGTTATACACGTTACATATTAGATGATACACTTTTATatccaaataaataataatgaaCTATTAAATTACCTGTGGGGGACGGTAGGCTCAAGGTGTCGACCCAGGAACGAGAGCAGTCTCCTCCAGATTAGTCCACTACCCAGGAACATGAAGCCTGTCACCAGCCAGAACACCTTGGGGTCCTGGGGGAACAAACACGACACCATAGATAAAACTCTGTTCGATCTAGCGTTATATCTCTATGGACCACACACTGAGCCAGTCATCCTTCACCTCAGGTTCATCTGCCATTTAGCAAAATTACATTGCTGCAGCTGGCTAGTTTACAACGAGCATGTGTTGCCAGGTTAACAAACTCATTGTTAAAGTGTCTCACGTGTCATTTATAAGATTAAAGCTTTATCATCAACACATATCATTAACCTCCTCAAACGTGGATTCCAAGTTCATCCCGAAGGCGACGCCCATCAGGCCAAATAGGGAGAGTGAGAAGGTCCCCATGGTGAGCTGCAGGTTCAGACGCATCATCACGTTCCGGTGACTGGGTGGGCCATGGCCCATGGGGACAGACGGAAATGGGATGGTGACAAACTAGGCCTGACTAACAGAGAGCTGGTTAAGCCAATTAACAACAGGAGAAAAGAAAAATGCCATGTTCAGCATTTGGAAAAACAGGCTAGTTCCCCTGATAGCATTAAATGCAGCTTAGAACAGAAAACAACATCAGGACAAATGAAGTCTATCAAAACCAGTTAAATCAGCAATACACTTAAACTGATTTATTTTTGTCTAGCTAGATAATTCTGCCAGCATATTTTGTATGGACGCAGCATGACTATTACACTATACCAGAGATGCATAACAGGCGGCCCCCCTTAAATATTACTAACAACAGGTTAAACACATTTTGGCCAAGGGATCTGTGAAATAAGTTTAGTGTGTAATACAATCAAATATAAtattattaatctacaatgtatgtttttaaccctgggcaacatgggcctgggaggctcacagggatattGATATACACAGTACTCCACCAACTATACATTTGGAACTCATTGAAGCTTTAAAACTACAACGTTTTGTCTCTTAAAGCTGCAACAACAAAATAATCTCTGCCACGTGACAAGATGTGCAGAATTACAGGATATTAGCTTGAAACCTCAAAATGTTCTCTCTGATGTCAAGAGACGGCCTTTAAAATGTTCCTTCTCAGAGCCCCAGACTTGGTTCATCCGGCCCTGCACTGCCGAAGTCATAGAAAAACCTTTGGTATGCTATTTGTTTTTATCTCACTCGAGTTGTGTTCTGATGAGGGGGTCCCTGATGAATTTTCTATCACAAAAGGGGTCCCCGGGCCCAAAAGGTTGGAGAACCcctgccctattccctacatagtggactacttttgaggcctatgggccctggtcaaacgtactGCATTATATTAGGAAACAAGGACGCAGACAGGGTTTCGTCGTCAGTACCTGTCCAGGTTGATGAAGATAACACTCTCGGAGTCGTCTATCAGGCCCTTGAGCTCCCTGGTCGTGTTGCCCAGCTCCTCAGCCTGCATGAAGTAGTTCTCCAGGAGAAGCTCCATCTCCTCAGCATGATCAAtgcccagactgctctcctcactgcctccagagacacacacaacaacaggaGAGACCAATAAAGCCTTCATCCAACAACtcttaagaaaaaaaaaagacattCATCCATACAagagaaatgtgtcttctgctgtACCAACCCCtcagacacactcacagactaGGTTTAAAAGGCTGGACCACAGAGCAGCCACAGTGCCGTGCCCAATGAGCAGTTCAGGAGGTTTATACCAAGGTGACCCCTGACGTATTGACACCAGCAACCCTCCCGTTGTCCGCTCACTCCCACCATAATGAAAAACGTGTACAATGAACACAAATAATCTCATGAAGTACCATGTGCCTACAAAATCGGCATATTGAAATTTCACTTACAACACACGTGGATCCGTCCACTTGGTGACACAAAGCTCCTCGATCATCTCCTCTTCGTCTAGGATCTTCAGCAGACTGTCCTTGAAGACCTTGATGTCTGTCTCCAGCTCTGACAGGCTGGGCAGAAAACAGTTAGGATTGAaaaattctggtaactttcccCAAAATCCCGGTTGGAAGTCTCCGAATCAGGATGGAGAAAGGGAATGAGATTGACTACACAGAGCTAAACCAGCCACGCCGTCTAGTACAGGATTTCTAGATCCATACAATAGCCCTGGCCCAACTATAACCATAGGTGTTAATCTGTTCTACACCTAcaatacatttaagtcatttagctgaTGCTcatatccagagtgacttacaggagcaattagggttaagtgcctcgctcaagggcacattgacagatatTTCACAGTCGGCTCGGATTCGAACcagaaacctttcagttactggcccaatgcccaTAATAGAGGATCTGCCTTGATAAGATGAACCAAACGTTTCATGCAAAAGCAGCAACGCTCCTTATCATGATGTGACTGGCATTGCTTTTCCACTCACTTCTTGCTGTTCTGAAGAAGTATATGCAGTTTGCTGCGATCTGCAGAGAGTAGTTTAGGATCCACAAGAGACTCTAGAATGTCCAGGATGACAGGGTGAACCTCATTCAGTCGAGCCTGAAGGGTGTTTACCTAtacacaaaacaaacagacacatACATGCGTAAACAAATACCAGGtgacactttatttggatagtcccaaGTAGATGGTTTGTAGATGTTCAATAACTGTCAACAACATATCAACTAACTATCCACTAACCCTtatcctgaggtactgacctgttgcaccttcttcaacTACTGatcattatttgaccctgctggtcatctatgaacacttgaacatcttgaagaacaatctggccttaaagaaaagaggactggccacccctcagaggctggttcctctaggtttcttcctaggttcctgcctttctagggagttgttcctagccacagtgcttctacgtctgcattgcttgctgtttgtggttttaggctgggtttctgtatagcactttgtgacatctgctgatgtaaaaagagctTTGTGAATAAATGTAATTGATTGATCCGAACCCTGAACTCAACCCTTACACTAGCaacagttgcttatcaacagatagtatGACCATGAGTAGATCATCAATatgggactatccaaataaagtgtgaacAATTGTTGTGTTAAATGAATAGTAAATGAGTGATTGCGTAGCGTGTGTCTTACCCTGTGCTGCAGAATAGCTTCAAGGGCTCTGAACTCAAATGGCAGTGAATGAGTGGCCAGAGCTCCATGATCCCCATTCAACTGTGGAGCCAACTCCAGGACCAGCCATCTCTCTAATCCCAGACCTCGGAAATCCAACACCAGCAAGCTATTGGGGGTCACTACTGCCTTCAAGGCCTGAAGACACAACAACACACTCGGTTCAGGTGCAAAAACGAGTCAAGTTCAGTCACCTGTCATTTCTAGTGTGCAATTttctactttttttttaaatcatgggATTCTCTAAAAGTTAGAGGATAATTTGAGGCTCGCTGTCATGACAGGTGACAAATGCAGCAGTTTAGCTAACAGTACCTTCAGCATAACTCTGTAACATGAAGCAAAACAATATGTAGCTACCTCCATGCgaatgatgatgttgttgttccTAGCGGTGATGCTGGTGAGGTGTTGGAACCTGAGGTCTCTGGCCTGCAGACTCAGCTCATGATACAGCtccatcttcttcttctctgaGATAGGAATCAGACCAGGGGTCAGAAGTCACACTCAACATTTATAGGAAGAGCAAATACCTTGTCAGTAACAAAGTACAATAAACAATTGCATTTCGATGTAGTCCTTGTGAGAACAGAAAACTAAAGAAAAGCTAATAATGGGCAAGCTAATGAGGACAATAGATGTTCCAATACTTACCAAATGAGGTTACATTTCCATCGTTGTCAAATTTCATCTATGATAGAAGAGCACAGTTGTAGCTACTGCCAGTATATTTCTGTAGAACTTCTAGATGCATTCCACACACTCCCTCAGGTGATCAATATAGGTAGTCACAATGAACTGACACATTGGTTCTCTCTTCTTGCATTTTGCAGAAGCAACCTTTTTATAGAATGTTGGCATTGTCAATGTTGATAAACATTTGATCATGTCCGATATACTGCTGACAGACATAACATTTAGGAGAGACTAGAATAACAATTTCAAATTGGATATGATTGACACAACTAAAACTTGCCACTTACCACAACAAAAGCAGGAGCCACACTGGAGAGGGATGCCTCAGTTCCTCTATGGCGAATGAAATATGCTGCCAATTAAACAACATTAATAATCCATTAGCCAACAACAACATTTGTGTTGCAGCCAGGTCTTCTTTTTCAGTGGGGTATATCAGCAGTTGGCATCCAATGTTATGGTGCatgacctactgtactggagtgtgggcCAGAGACGGGGAGAAACTAAATCCTACCTGCCAGCCCTGTTGCtcttaaaaatatgaaatatttgaGACTATATCTAATGACGTTCTACTCAATATACTCTAAACTAACTTCCCGTTTCCCCTTCATATtagatctcagcctctctctttccctctgatacTGCCCACAGTGTACCAATACATGCTCCACAGTCTCTGTTTCCTGGCAATAACCACACTTTCCTGTTGGATGCTTTCCTGTTACATTTAAGGACATATTCAACTGATTGTGTCCCACCCTTAATCTTGTAAAAATagcctcctctctttctgttctttCCTGGCGCCCTCCCCAACTTTCCTCTGTACTTGAAATAAATTCCGGCTCATAGTATCTCTATTCCACTGCTCCTGCCATCTCTGCACCTTCACTGTCCACATCAGGCTTTTTGCCACTGCATGGCTCATTGAAACGACAACATCAACACTACGAAGTGCTGGTTTCACCAGTACATCAACTGCCTCATTCCCCTCCATCCCTACATGGGCTGGGACCCAAGTCAATCGTATCTGTATACTAATCTGTCTATTCCTGCCATGGGTTTGTAGCACTTTGTAAAGCAGGTATTGTCTGCAACATGAGCTAAAGGACTGGAGACTCATTAACACTGCACATGAATCAGAGCAAAGAACTACTCTGTCTGGCCTGACTTCCTCCAGCCACTGGAAGGCCAACAGTATGGCCATCAGCTCCATAGCCAGATGATCTGTAATACGTTTCCTGACTTCCACCCCACATCCCTGCACTACAAATGCTGACCCAGTACATCCTGTCCTTGGATCTTTTGAACCACCTGTGTAAATGGCCACACAATCCTGATACACAGTATCCAGATGTCTCTTAAACAAATACATGTATGTAGTCTCCCAACACCTCTAAATAAACCACTGGAGGCTGGAGTAGCCTTGTGCAGCTAGGTCTAGCCATAACAGTGAAAATGTTACATTGCTTACCAGACGGACATGATCCCAACAGTGTTGCTTTCCCCCTCGTCACCGGCTGATGCTTGGAGAGTTGGCATTTTATAGGTGATTTGGAACAACTCACTGTTCTGCAGGTCAAACAGCCGGCGAGGACCCTGAATTTAATGTCCAGAGATCTCCGAAGACCACCCATGGTGAACGACTTGAAACAAGCTTCCATTGCTTTGTTCACCACCACTGCATTTTAGCAAAGTGTCCTTAGTTATTTAGCTACTTTGTTGGTCGAGCCAGCTGATCAGTTGCATTACTGGTTATTCCACTTGCATCCGGAGCAGAATCACTAACGTAGGCTAGGTAGCTATTAAACTTATCAGCTGGCTACGTAGCACTGGACAAAGACAGTGGTTTGTTCTGCAAAATCATACAATCGTTTCAGTCCAAAGTCGGGTAAaatgctggatcaaatccccgagctgacaaggtaaaaagctgtcgttctgcccctgagcaaggcagttaacccactgtttcccgggcgccgaagacgtagatgtcgattaaggcagccctccacacctctttgattcagaggggttgggttaaattcagaagacacatttcagttgaatgcatgcAGTTGTAAAACTAACTAGGTATCCCATTTATTTAGCTAGTTAGCACGCAAACAAGGCGCTAGCTAGTAAGTTAGCtactgctaacgttagctactgctAACGTTAGCGAACAAACTTCTATGCTGCTAGCAGGAGACTAGCTCGTGCTTCCCGAACGAACTTCTCAACCAatcacagtctcaaagaaaagtGCCATATGCGagtaaaataacaaataacaatAGGCTTGCAGCTGGTATTGCTAAATCCAAGATACGTTATTCCTCCTAAATACAGGGACAGCTGGCTCTGAGCAACTACAACCAGCAGGCATCAGGGTGTTTTGGTGTTACAGTAACACGTGCTCGTGCATGACCCTCAACTCGAGAGGATGAATCCATTTCAACCAATGAAGTTGTTCAACGAAAGAAAACCTTACTTGAGATTTCCGTAAATGTTTGGGAAGAAACAAAATACCCTACACATTTTCTAATTTATCCACGAAATGTAATTTCCCTATGCTGAAAATATACATCACATTGAGGGCTGTGTTTTCACATTGTGGGTACCACTGTGGGCACCCATTCGTCACCCAGTATTTGACGTGACATAGACCGAGGAAGCGCAGCGTCACCACCACCGAATAGGCGTCTCCGCGTGCTGCCTGGATACAGTTCTGGGTTAGAAGATGCCGAGCGGCATGATGCGCCTGATTTGACAAATTGTATATTTTCTGATATCATTGACCCACTTTTGTGGTCCTATACTCCTAGCTTTAGCTGTCAATGTCCACCATTCGTTCTGGtcgttttttatttttacatttcatACCAGTATGTTCCCTTCGTGCTATTCAAAGCCGACGAGTTCAAAGGACCTATTCAAAAGGACTTATCTGACAAAGATATTACTCGGAGTGTTCGTCGTGTATATGTCACACACCTGCTGGGTGATTTATGGCTTTGTATACACCAAGCCTtgtgagagaggtaaaggagactGCATTTCTTCCTATCTTGCAGAAAGCCCCCGTCTCCAGGTAAATAGTGGCCTTGATCTTACACATACTGCAGTGAAACCCTAGATTTAGGGTAGGTTTTTAGTGCAATTAATCATTTTTAGCTATTGTATTTGGTCAGAGAATTCATGCATCACAATTTAATTAGTGACCATGGTGCACAAGAAGTGTCTTTCAGAGCCCATAAAGATCAATTGAATTGTATCAATGCGAAGTCTCATTTATTTTAACAGCTCAGCATTTTCTCCAGTTTGAGGCCTGACCACAGTGAACTCAACCTCATCATCAAGATAGATGACTTTGACATACATTCTAAATTTGAAAGGTAGGCCGAAGTCCCATTTAAATCTGCAGTCATGTGGCGTAAAACTAGCATGTCACTTTTAGTCGAGTATAAAGATAAGGTTATGGGCTGCATCCCTAATGGCACTGtattccctatggtccctggtctaaagtagtgcactatatagacaCTATGGTGGCATTTGGAACAGAAGCCTATATCTCTCACCTGTCTCCATTGCTTTTCTTGATTGAAAGGGTGGTGAATGTATCCCTGCCGTTGGCAACACGTAACAACGGGACTCTGCACACATTGGTTTATGTACACAAGTTTGGAGTGTCTCCCTTGCAGGATAACCGGCAGGTCCATCATGTTGCCCAGCTCAGCACCTACATGATGTCCCGAAAAAATCTCAGCTCTGCTAAACAGGTCCTCAAAGTAAGACAACAAAACAATTCCTCTATGTTTCAGTCTGGACTGGCAAAAGATCAGCTGTAACTGCTCTGTTTGGTTGACCCATTTGGTCATCTCCTTCATGGCTTCTCCTGGTCTTGCATTTTCTCAGAAACATGCTGCCACTGCTCCTCGAGTAGTAGACAGACCCATCTCTCACTGGAGGTCCCGTCTAACCCTAAACATGATGTCAGAGGACTTCACCTTCAACAGAGGGACCTTGCCAAGTGATGTCCGGCGCTACATGAGAGTGTAAGTCTCATATAAAATGTttgtattgtgtgagtgtgtttattTGGGGAGTGGGTGTGCACTAGAAGGCCTACAGTACACTTATATAGCACAGCATCACTCACATTATGCAGAGCTAGCTACAGAGATGGTGagaaatattgatgttttgtattTCAGATATTTTGTCTCGTGTTTTAGATTTCAGGATGAGAACAGGATGGTATATCTCCCACTTTTACATATTGATGAACTCAGCGTCAGAGTAAAGGACATGATGGTGAGATGTTACTCTTCTTGTAAATTATATTACAGTTATAAATACTCATTTCAAGAACATTAAAACATGCCTCACAAAGAGGGCTTGGAGGATACTTGTTTTTACAACATGTGTTTGTAGGAGATTAACGGCTCCACAACCAAACTACCTCTTACAATATCCTACGAAGGCCTATCGCTGAGGCAATTCCGTCTCTGGATCCACATGCAGGATGTAATGTTTTCACTGAAACGTTTTGGTTAGTTTATTACTTTAGTCCTCCTTTTAAactactgagataacaacatacaTTTGTCAACTTCTTGTAAAATGACTTTTTTTGCTTAATTTATTACAGGGTTCACTGAGGTGAATATAGATGAAATCAAAGGTGTTCTTGTGGACAACAACTTGTACCTGTTAGCATTGACTACCTTGGTGACCGCATTCCATGTAAGTGATTTTTCTTTGAGAGTTCATGAATTCTATCACAAAGATCATTTCAAATCATGTCAGCCATCTACAGTTTTCTTTGTCTAATTTTCAGTTCATATTTGAATTCCTGGCCTTTAAAAATGACA from Oncorhynchus masou masou isolate Uvic2021 chromosome 29, UVic_Omas_1.1, whole genome shotgun sequence harbors:
- the LOC135519833 gene encoding magnesium transporter MRS2 homolog, mitochondrial-like; translation: MEACFKSFTMGGLRRSLDIKFRVLAGCLTCRTVSCSKSPIKCQLSKHQPVTRGKATLLGSCPSAYFIRHRGTEASLSSVAPAFVVMKFDNDGNVTSFEKKKMELYHELSLQARDLRFQHLTSITARNNNIIIRMEALKAVVTPNSLLVLDFRGLGLERWLVLELAPQLNGDHGALATHSLPFEFRALEAILQHRVNTLQARLNEVHPVILDILESLVDPKLLSADRSKLHILLQNSKNLSELETDIKVFKDSLLKILDEEEMIEELCVTKWTDPRVFEESSLGIDHAEEMELLLENYFMQAEELGNTTRELKGLIDDSESVIFINLDSHRNVMMRLNLQLTMGTFSLSLFGLMGVAFGMNLESTFEEDPKVFWLVTGFMFLGSGLIWRRLLSFLGRHLEPTVPHRSEALPSILISAQSDYLYLDDQSGDSVDDTRLQLWLRVR
- the LOC135520955 gene encoding lipid scramblase CLPTM1L-like isoform X3 — encoded protein: MFPSCYSKPTSSKDLFKRTYLTKILLGVFVVYMSHTCWVIYGFVYTKPCERGKGDCISSYLAESPRLQLSIFSSLRPDHSELNLIIKIDDFDIHSKFERVVNVSLPLATRNNGTLHTLVYVHKFGVSPLQDNRQVHHVAQLSTYMMSRKNLSSAKQVLKKHAATAPRVVDRPISHWRSRLTLNMMSEDFTFNRGTLPSDVRRYMRVYFVSCFRFQDENRMVYLPLLHIDELSVRVKDMMEINGSTTKLPLTISYEGLSLRQFRLWIHMQDVMFSLKRFGFTEVNIDEIKGVLVDNNLYLLALTTLVTAFHFIFEFLAFKNDISFWRKKKNMVGMSHTTVLWRCFSTIVILLKMLEERSSLLGLIPVGIGTTIEVWKVKKVSKIQLQWRTSRSIVHVGKFDESERKTIQHDTQAMKCLSYLVYPLSISGAIFSLVYLRYKNYYSWLINSLVSGIYAFGFLSMAPQLFINFKLKSVGHLQWNVLMYKALLYKQDQMS
- the LOC135520955 gene encoding lipid scramblase CLPTM1L-like isoform X2 → MFPSCYSKPTSSKDLFKRTYLTKILLGVFVVYMSHTCWVIYGFVYTKPCERGKGDCISSYLAESPRLQLSIFSSLRPDHSELNLIIKIDDFDIHSKFERVVNVSLPLATRNNGTLHTLVYVHKFGVSPLQDNRQVHHVAQLSTYMMSRKNLSSAKQVLKKHAATAPRVVDRPISHWRSRLTLNMMSEDFTFNRGTLPSDVRRYMRVFQDENRMVYLPLLHIDELSVRVKDMMEINGSTTKLPLTISYEGLSLRQFRLWIHMQDVMFSLKRFGFTEVNIDEIKGVLVDNNLYLLALTTLVTAFHFIFEFLAFKNDISFWRKKKNMVGMSHTTVLWRCFSTIVILLKMLEERSSLLGLIPVGIGTTIEVWKVKKVSKIQLQWRTSRSIVHVGKFDESERKTIQHDTQAMKCLSYLVYPLSISGAIFSLVYLRYKNYYSWLINSLVSGIYAFGFLSMAPQLFINFKLKSVGHLQWNVLMYKAVNTFVNDAFACVFSTHPSHQLGCFRDEILFLLYLYQRRLYSTNKTRCREYGSCHHNHRKLKAQ
- the LOC135520955 gene encoding lipid scramblase CLPTM1L-like isoform X1, with the protein product MFPSCYSKPTSSKDLFKRTYLTKILLGVFVVYMSHTCWVIYGFVYTKPCERGKGDCISSYLAESPRLQLSIFSSLRPDHSELNLIIKIDDFDIHSKFERVVNVSLPLATRNNGTLHTLVYVHKFGVSPLQDNRQVHHVAQLSTYMMSRKNLSSAKQVLKKHAATAPRVVDRPISHWRSRLTLNMMSEDFTFNRGTLPSDVRRYMRVYFVSCFRFQDENRMVYLPLLHIDELSVRVKDMMEINGSTTKLPLTISYEGLSLRQFRLWIHMQDVMFSLKRFGFTEVNIDEIKGVLVDNNLYLLALTTLVTAFHFIFEFLAFKNDISFWRKKKNMVGMSHTTVLWRCFSTIVILLKMLEERSSLLGLIPVGIGTTIEVWKVKKVSKIQLQWRTSRSIVHVGKFDESERKTIQHDTQAMKCLSYLVYPLSISGAIFSLVYLRYKNYYSWLINSLVSGIYAFGFLSMAPQLFINFKLKSVGHLQWNVLMYKAVNTFVNDAFACVFSTHPSHQLGCFRDEILFLLYLYQRRLYSTNKTRCREYGSCHHNHRKLKAQ
- the LOC135520955 gene encoding lipid scramblase CLPTM1L-like isoform X4, which codes for MFPSCYSKPTSSKDLFKRTYLTKILLGVFVVYMSHTCWVIYGFVYTKPCERGKGDCISSYLAESPRLQDNRQVHHVAQLSTYMMSRKNLSSAKQVLKKHAATAPRVVDRPISHWRSRLTLNMMSEDFTFNRGTLPSDVRRYMRVYFVSCFRFQDENRMVYLPLLHIDELSVRVKDMMEINGSTTKLPLTISYEGLSLRQFRLWIHMQDVMFSLKRFGFTEVNIDEIKGVLVDNNLYLLALTTLVTAFHFIFEFLAFKNDISFWRKKKNMVGMSHTTVLWRCFSTIVILLKMLEERSSLLGLIPVGIGTTIEVWKVKKVSKIQLQWRTSRSIVHVGKFDESERKTIQHDTQAMKCLSYLVYPLSISGAIFSLVYLRYKNYYSWLINSLVSGIYAFGFLSMAPQLFINFKLKSVGHLQWNVLMYKAVNTFVNDAFACVFSTHPSHQLGCFRDEILFLLYLYQRRLYSTNKTRCREYGSCHHNHRKLKAQ